From the Montipora capricornis isolate CH-2021 chromosome 2, ASM3666992v2, whole genome shotgun sequence genome, one window contains:
- the LOC138030819 gene encoding uncharacterized protein → MDDVDATVKSTEEPETSSSGAPAHGHTPQSNKPSSTRNHQNSGEATPSNSSTAKICPNDAERATSVAPQSNTQIDSDVPFQSNGSSDVSSTSITDTGQSSEALQNEATVNDFNQISVKSTEEPETSSSGAPAHGHTPQSNKPSSTRNHQNSGEATPSNSSTAKICPNDAERATSVAPQSNTQIDSDVPFQSNGSSDVSSTSITDTGQSSEALQNEATVNDFNQISASTEDRKVKFFGDLADEEAKQIIDGLGKHANEFLRKQLIKEIGANEHADTLTLIQQNKSYAIRQFTDVLSDHIRKDTVKTLREVLSDYKGVTGPLLPPKMYIRNMLPSVRKTLTEQLCGDNSWKDLAEYLGINHVQIRYIDARIRDPAEEALRRWDTKSGSTVGRLYDSLVTLGNPYVADCL, encoded by the exons ATGGATGATGTTGATGCTACTG TTAAAAGTACTGAAGAGCCTGAAACATCTTCAAGTGGCGCCCCAGCTCATGGTCACACACCACAGTCAAACAAACCCAGCAGTACCAGAAATCATCAAAATTCCGGAGAAGCAACCCCTTCAAATTCCTCTACGGCGAAAATATGTCCAAATGACGCTGAAAGAGCTACAAGTGTGGCACCACAGAGCAATACCCAAATTGATTCTGATGTTCCATTTCAAAGCAATGGAAGTAGTGACGTATCATCAACTAGCATTACAGACACAGGTCAATCATCAGAAGCACTCCAAAATGAGGCAACTGTCAATGATTTTAATCAAATCTCAG TTAAAAGTACTGAAGAGCCTGAAACATCTTCAAGTGGCGCCCCAGCTCATGGTCACACACCACAGTCAAACAAACCCAGCAGTACCAGAAATCATCAAAATTCCGGAGAAGCAACCCCTTCAAATTCCTCTACGGCGAAAATATGTCCAAATGACGCTGAAAGAGCTACAAGTGTGGCACCACAGAGCAATACCCAAATTGATTCTGATGTTCCATTTCAAAGCAATGGAAGTAGTGACGTATCATCAACTAGCATTACAGACACAGGTCAATCATCAGAAGCACTCCAAAATGAGGCAACTGTCAATGATTTTAATCAAATCTCAG CCTCCACAGAAGACAGAAAAGTGAAGTTTTTTGGAGATCTGGCTGACGAAGAAGCTAAGCAAATCATAGATGGCCTTGGAAAACATGCAAACGAATTTTTGAGAAAGCAACTAATAAAAGAAATTGGTGCTAATGAACATGCAGATACCTTGACGCTAATACAGCAGAACAAAAGTTATGCTATTCGCCAGTTCACAGACGTATTAAGCGATCATATCAGAAAGGATACAGTAAAGACTCTCAGAGAGGTCTTAAGTGATTATAAGGGTGTAACTG GTCCTTTGTTGCCGCCCAAAATGTATATAAGGAATATGCTTCCATCTGTGCGGAAAACACTGACTGAACAATTATGTG GTGATAACAGTTGGAAGGACTTAGCCGAGTATTTGGGAATAAACCATGTTCAAATTCGGTACATAGATGCGCGAATCAGGGATCCGGCTGAAGAGGCGCTACGACGTTGGGACACTAAATCTGGCAGCACTGTTGGCAGGCTGTACGATAGTCTTGTCACACTGGGAAATCCATATGTGGCAGATTGTCTGTGA